The following are encoded together in the Cytophagales bacterium genome:
- a CDS encoding NTP transferase domain-containing protein, whose protein sequence is MKHNYVVIMAGGVGTRFWPLSRSVLPKQFQDFLRTGKTLLQQTADRFNKICPKENLYIVTNQSYLGLVKDQLPWLRDDQILLEPVGRNTAPCIAYACYKISTIDEQANLVVSPADHVILNEKKFTSTIQSALGQTKDKDILVTIGIKP, encoded by the coding sequence ATGAAACACAACTATGTAGTAATAATGGCAGGCGGTGTAGGAACCAGATTTTGGCCTTTGAGCAGGTCTGTATTGCCGAAACAATTTCAGGATTTTTTACGAACAGGTAAAACGTTGTTACAACAAACAGCTGATAGATTTAATAAAATCTGCCCGAAAGAAAATTTATACATTGTAACAAATCAAAGCTATCTGGGATTGGTTAAAGATCAATTGCCCTGGCTCAGGGATGATCAAATCTTGTTAGAGCCTGTTGGAAGAAATACTGCCCCCTGCATTGCCTATGCCTGTTATAAAATATCAACGATTGATGAGCAAGCCAACCTGGTGGTATCTCCAGCAGATCATGTGATACTAAATGAAAAAAAGTTTACCAGTACCATTCAATCAGCTTTAGGACAAACTAAAGACAAAGATATATTGGTTACTATTGGGATCAAACCTGA